A portion of the Stella humosa genome contains these proteins:
- a CDS encoding ABC transporter permease gives MNRLTTVLVRLALFLAFVCAWEVLPRLGILNARLLPPLSDVLAMLGQLVGRANVQEAMMVTAAEVVVAFVIAVPLGAVIGVAVAESEYFGEIFKPMLFYVFSVPKSIFLPMFILVLGIGFHQKVAYAVFSTLFIVIMSASAAVESVKPEHVLVARSYGATRRQILFRVYVPSMVPILLETLRIAMIFNFTAVMIAEMYASRTGIGHMIANWGENFQMRQLFAGVILLAVVAILFNETIRWLETRCSTWRT, from the coding sequence GTGAACCGCCTGACGACCGTGCTGGTGCGGCTGGCACTCTTCCTGGCGTTCGTTTGCGCCTGGGAGGTGCTGCCGCGCCTGGGCATCCTCAACGCCCGGCTGCTGCCGCCGTTGAGCGACGTGCTGGCCATGCTGGGCCAGCTCGTAGGCCGCGCCAACGTGCAGGAGGCGATGATGGTGACGGCGGCCGAGGTCGTCGTCGCCTTCGTCATCGCCGTGCCGCTGGGGGCGGTGATCGGCGTGGCGGTGGCCGAGAGCGAGTATTTCGGCGAGATCTTCAAGCCGATGCTCTTCTATGTCTTCAGCGTGCCGAAATCGATCTTCCTGCCGATGTTCATCCTGGTGCTGGGCATCGGCTTCCACCAGAAGGTCGCCTACGCCGTCTTCTCGACCCTCTTCATCGTCATCATGAGCGCGTCGGCGGCGGTGGAGTCGGTGAAGCCCGAGCATGTGCTGGTGGCCCGGTCCTATGGCGCCACGCGCCGGCAGATCCTGTTCCGGGTCTATGTGCCCAGCATGGTGCCGATCCTGCTGGAGACGCTCAGGATCGCCATGATCTTCAACTTCACGGCGGTGATGATCGCCGAGATGTATGCGTCCCGCACCGGGATCGGCCACATGATCGCCAACTGGGGCGAGAACTTCCAGATGCGCCAGCTATTCGCCGGCGTGATCCTGCTGGCGGTCGTGGCCATCCTGTTCAATGAAACCATCCGCTGGCTGGAGACCCGATGCAGCACGTGGCGAACATGA